atcacttgatcattgcctgttaggttcactccctctggggcacctggcattggccactgtcagcagacaggatactgggctggatggacctttggtctgacccagtctggccgatCTTACGTTCTTAACTCTGCTCAGCACCCAAACCCCTGGCCCAACCTGACCTCCCCCtccagctcagccccagccccctcaaatctgcccctgccccacatccTCCCCCCaagcccacccctgctccacagcctcccccatccagccccccaaccCATCCCTTctatccttccccccagcccccccaaacctgtccccaccctgccccatatcctccctatccagccccccaaacccacccctgctatcttccccccacccagccccatatcctccccatccagccccccaaacCCATCCCTTCTAtccttcccccacccagccccccaaacctgtccccaccctgccccatatcctccctatccagccccccaaacccacccctgctatcctccccccacccagccccccaaacctgtccccaccctgccccatatcctccctatccagccccccaaacccacccctgctatcctccccccacccagccccccaaacctgtccccaccctgccccatatcctccccatccagccccccaaacccaccccTGCTATCCTCCCCCcaaacctgcccctgccccacattCTCCTCCCATCCTGTCCCCCaaacccactcctgccccataccCTCCCCCTAAACCTGCCCCACATCACCCCGCCCGACTGAAACCTGCCCCTCCTGTAACCTCTcccgctcccagctgctcctCTTCCAGCCCCGCCCCTACGCAGACTCGCCCTCGatagccccgcccccagctgctCCTCTTCCAGCCCCGCCCCTACGCAGACTCGCCCTCGATAGCCCCTCCGCgctaagccccgcccccagctgctCCTCTTCCAGCCCCGCCCCTACGCAGACTCTCCCTCGatagccccgcccccagctgctCCTCTTCCAGCCCCGCCCCTACGCAGACTCGCCCTCGATAGCCCCTCCGCgctaagccccgcccccagctgctCCTCTTCCAGCCCCGCCCCAACGCTCGTGTAGCGCCGCCCATACCCAGCGCTGGGGCCTCTGCTTCTGAGGCCCCGCCCATCTGCCGGCCTCTCCCGCTATAGCCCCGCCCCTAgcggctcctgccccagccccgcccatgTCATGAGTCCCCGCCCCTCTTCCTGCCTCTCCCGCTCTCGCCCCGCCCCTCTTGGAGCCGGACCCGCCGCCATGAGCCGCCCGCCTGAGGAGCGCGGCCTGCGCGCGCGGCCCGTGCACAGCGAGCGGCTGCCCGGGCGCTGGGACCCGCCCGCCCTGCAGGGGTACGGGAGCCCCCGCGCCGCCGTGGGAACCGCGGGGCTGCTCAGCCCGAGGGCGGGGGAGGCTCGCGGGGGCTCCCGGGCGAGTTCAGGGGCGGGAGTGAAAGGCGCTGCATGTAGCCGGTGGAACGCCCTGCTGCAGGGGCGAGCGAGGCGCGTGCTGGGGGGAGCTGTGTGCTGTAAGTTTAAGGCTAAGCACAGCAGCTGTAGTGCCCCTGAGTGGGGTGACAGCTACTGTCACGCTCAGTCCTTATTGGGGgggcagacagcaaatgtgaaaatctGGACACTGCGGGGGTGGGGTAAGAGgcgcctataaaagaaaaagacccagaaattgggactgtccctataaaatcgggacgtctggtcaccctagtccttaTCCATCATCCAGGCTTGAGCTGACCAGCTGCGGTGTTCAGGAGAAATATCTGTCCTGCAAaggggtggttttgtttttgtctaaGCACCTGGTTCTGGCCACTGCCTGAGATAGGGACTAGGTGGCTGTCCTGGTGGCACGGACTGTctcattcctcccttcccctcccatctgCAGTGGGAATGGCGTGATTCTGGAGGGAGAGCTTCTTGATGTCTCTCGGCACCTCATCTTGGATATTAACGGCAGGAAGGTGAGCAAGGTACCTTGCCCCGGGCATCCCTTGGGGAGGAAGAGGTGCAGAataggtgctgggggtggggggagtcagaGATAAATGGCCATAATCTGTCTAGAGCTTGGTACggagaaggcagcagcagcagagttccCCACGGCAGAGCACAGAGGGGGCACGTGAGCCAGTCCTGGGAGAGCCTCTTGCTAATAATGATATTGCACACTGGCATTTTTCTCCATATTTCTCAAAGTGCTTCCCCCAGATGTGTTAGGATCATTATAGCCATTTCACAGctgggaaaattgaggcacagagatgggcATTAACTCTCTTGTAGCCACCCAGGGAGTCACTGGCAGATCTCCTGTGCCGTATCCACTGGGCCGTGCTGCTGGTCATGCATTGCATAGGCATGTGTCCCTCTTTCTGTGCATCTGCTTTTACTGGTTCCTTCCTTCAggcactagggttagggttcttgcTTCAGATGTTTGGCAGTCCAGCGGAGCACCTGGTTCAGGGTGGGAAGGCGCTCTCCTTGCTGATGCAGGTGCCCGTCTCAAGAGGTGGCATGGTAGGGTGCCTCCTCAGAGATGGGCTGGTACCGTGCTAACTGTtttccagagcattgtgctgACTGCCTCCCTTGAAAAGCCACTCCCTGGGATTGGCCTGTCCCAGGATGGATTTGTACAGCAGTGAGCAggtcccagctgctgtgggggactGTGTAGGCTGGGCACTTGGGGTGTCAATGTCTGCAGCTGACCTGCAGCCTGGAGTACAGCTGGGTAGTGGTGGTCTATGTCCTGTTACTGTTTGTAAGCACTGGTGCTGTCTCCGGTTCACCCCCTTGCAGCAGGTGAGATAGGGAATGCCATTACTCTGGCTGTCACCTCCCTGGGCCTGGCTGACAGAGTGCTGGTCGTGGGCTGCAGGCCGCTGGAGCAGCGGGACGGGAAGCTGGTgacctgttgtctggctgtgagCATCTCTGGTtcctccctgctgcaggagcgATACTACGTACTGTACATCAGGCCCAGCCGGGTCCATCGCCGCAACTTTGATGCCAAGGGAAATGAGAGGGAGCCAAACTTCAGCGACACCAGGAAGGTGAACACCGGCTTCCTCATGTCCTCCTTCAGTAGGTATTGGAAGGAGTCCTCCTGCGGCTcagtccctccctgccctccccagcagtagcacagaatcCATCCTGAGGCTGGCTCCACCTTTCCGATTCTCTCACCCCTGAGAAGGGGGAAGGCTCAGGGATTCTTGTACCTGGGTCAGGGAATTGTCTTCAgtctccttccctctcctgccatctTCCCCATTCCTCCTGCCCCTGACAGTGGCTGGTTTCCCCTCAACTGGAAGTAGAGGCCGATGCTGACCTTTGAATTGGGCTGGGGGGAGTGCCTGCCACTCTCTTCAGTGTCTTGGAGGTGTGAAATACCACTGGCTTTGAGCGCTGTCCGACCCCAATCTCTCCCACTGGGGAGAGTCCTTTACTCATCCTGGTCTGTAGAGCCAGGATGGAGAGGCTCTGTGTTACAGATGTCTTGGCACTTTAAGGCACGTGTGAGCCAGGGAGCTTGGTGTCGGGATCCTTGGGACCACTGACCAGAATCAgagcccactccccccccccccccgcccctgggaATTCAGACTCCTGGGCATCCCTTGTGCAGCTCCCCTGCTGGGATCCATCCCTTCCCCTGTGCTGAGAGGGGCTCAGTCTCCAAGTGCTGGGCATCTGACATACACTGGGATTTGCTTTGCCTGTGGCAGAAGTGGAAGCCAAAGGCGATACAGACAGGCTGTCCCCCGAGGAGCTGAAGGGACTGGTGAATAAGCCGGAGTTGCTGAGTGTGACCGAgcgccacacccccagccaggctgTGGCCTTCTGGCTGCTGGAGACGGAGCTGGAGAagatggagctggagctgggaacagagaTCCGTCTGAAAACCCAGGGTGACAGCCCCTTCATATGTGAGTGGCCCCCTGCCCCGGGCTGGGCTCTTCGTGCACCTGCTCCACACAGCGGCACTGGGTCATTGCTCTTGGCTTTGAGGCACCATCCTCCAGCTGCCTCCTGCCTGTTAGTCACTGGTATTAACAGGGATTGAGGCGCTGCGGCCCTGTGCGTGGTGTTGGGTGTGGCCCTTTGGATGTGTTCTGAGGCCTTAACCCAGATCCCCATGTAGTGGCACCAAGACATGTCCTAGGCATTCCTCAGCTTACCCAGGAACCCAgattcctgctgctcctgccttgttTCTTCTCTGCCGGCTTCACCACAGAGGCAGCTCATCAACCTCCATTTCCAGGGCTTACCTGCCATGTGGGAAACTGCCGCCGCcaaacccccccgccccctcacccTGCACTCTGCTCCATTAgctcctttctccctctcagtCTCTCTAGCCAAGCTGCATGCAGGGACAGTGACCAAGTGTAACTTTGTTGGCGACGGACAGGCTGGGGCTTCCTGGACAGACAACATCCTGGCTAACAGACCTCCAGGAGGGCCAGCCCCCGAGCCCAGGGGACGAGGGGACGGCGCAGAGGAGGATGAATGGGTAGGTGGAAATACTTCCTTCCATTCCTGTTGAAGTGGGGAAGCAGGATCACAGAGAGGGATTAATCATCTGGGAAGTTCCTCTCTGAGCAAGGTCCAGTCGCTCAGATGGGAGAGGCTGGGATTGCCGTCCTGGGGGCTGACTCCTCTGGGAGTATGGCAAGGTACCAGCACGGTGGGCTGCCCCATAGCAGCGTGCCTTGCTGTGCCCTGGAGAGAGGAGTGGGCAGCTCTCCTGAGAGCACAGTTCTGCTAGGGCTGTATTGAGTACACAGAGGCCACTGATCAGTTGTCTGAGTGGGAGATCTCAGTGTGAAAGGCTCCATCTCCTGGGAGGCAGCCGGCCCCTTGCCTGCGAGAGCTGTGTATTCCGTCCCTGTCCTAGGCTGCCTGACTCAGGCTCCCTCCTCCAGGGCACAcacaggggctctgggctggcagtGCCCATCCTCTGCGGTCTGCTCTGAGGACAGACCGCAGGATGTACCAACT
This sequence is a window from Gopherus evgoodei ecotype Sinaloan lineage chromosome 10, rGopEvg1_v1.p, whole genome shotgun sequence. Protein-coding genes within it:
- the ARPIN gene encoding arpin isoform X1, with product MSRPPEERGLRARPVHSERLPGRWDPPALQGGNGVILEGELLDVSRHLILDINGRKERYYVLYIRPSRVHRRNFDAKGNEREPNFSDTRKVNTGFLMSSFKVEAKGDTDRLSPEELKGLVNKPELLSVTERHTPSQAVAFWLLETELEKMELELGTEIRLKTQGDSPFIFSLAKLHAGTVTKCNFVGDGQAGASWTDNILANRPPGGPAPEPRGRGDGAEEDEWDD
- the ARPIN gene encoding arpin isoform X2 translates to MSSFKVEAKGDTDRLSPEELKGLVNKPELLSVTERHTPSQAVAFWLLETELEKMELELGTEIRLKTQGDSPFIFSLAKLHAGTVTKCNFVGDGQAGASWTDNILANRPPGGPAPEPRGRGDGAEEDEWDD